The following proteins are co-located in the Anomalospiza imberbis isolate Cuckoo-Finch-1a 21T00152 chromosome Z, ASM3175350v1, whole genome shotgun sequence genome:
- the TRIM14 gene encoding LOW QUALITY PROTEIN: tripartite motif-containing protein 14 (The sequence of the model RefSeq protein was modified relative to this genomic sequence to represent the inferred CDS: substituted 2 bases at 2 genomic stop codons), whose protein sequence is MALCLKNLEERKEEEDGNRRSIEQAVNDVKAHADMIKWQLSEKMTDLQLLLREEESLAKNFTDEKTQQALGTHDQHLRSCQEQLSALETFTHRIRQIQQDSDPTNLLEKYTEIXKEIKESRHPLEKWHSVPLPFEHLLNHYKHFIRVLQSILQKLLEARLKEDVFSSLNPTAKKEPGIVLKTMTLIDQSLFLKHARSPTWEYDSIHPRLKLSDDRLEVSCSWRKIFYPCSTQRFDKLWQALSRDAFLSGSHYWEVDLLRAGAGWWIGTAYPTIGRKGGSEACXPGWNRASWCLKKFDFEYWAFHKGERIPILIDDPDCIDIFLDYEAGILSFYNVSNGMAHLHTVCCKLTQPVYPALRLWEGSIRTCKLT, encoded by the exons GCACATGCTGATATGATTAAATGGCAGCTGTCAGAAAAAATGACTGATCTTCAGTTACTTCTTCGGGAAGAAGAGAGTCTGGCAAAAAACTTCACTGATGAAAAGACTCAGCAAGCCCTGGGAACACATGATCAGCATTTGAGGTCCTGTCAAGAACAGCTTTCAGCCCTAGAGACCTTCACACATCGAATCAGGCAAATACAACAGGACAGTGATCCTACTAATTTGCTGGAG AAGTACACAGAAATttagaaggaaataaaggaatCCAGGCACCCGTTAGAAAAGTGGCATTCAGTACCTCTCCCATTTGAACACTTACTTAACCATTATAAACACTTCATCAGGGTTCTTCAGTCCATTCTACAGAAACTATTGGAAGCCCGGCTTAAAGAAG ACGTTTTCAGTAGCCTTAATCCCACTGCAAAGAAGGAGCCTGGGATAGTGCTGAAAACCATGACTCTCATTGATCAGTCACTTTTCTTAAAAC ATGCAAGATCACCAACCTGGGAATATGACAGCATTCACCCGAGACTGAAATTGTCAGATGACCGTCTTGAAGTAAGCTGTAGctggaggaaaatattttacccGTGTAGTACCCAGAGATTTGATAAATTATGGCAAGCGCTAAGCAGAGACGCATTCCTTTCTGGGAGCCATTACTGGGAGGTTGACCTGCTtcgggctggagcaggatggtGGATTGGCACAGCCTACCCTACCATTGGCAGGAAAGGAGGCTCTGAAGCCTGTTGACCTGGCTGGAATAGAGCATCTTGGTGCCTTAAGAAGTTTGATTTTGAATACTGGGCATTTCACAAGGGAGAAAGAATCCCCATCCTGATAGATGATCCTGATTGCATAGACATTTTTCTAGATTATGAAGCAGGAATCCTTTCGTTCTACAATGTTAGCAATGGTATGGCTCATTTGCACACTGTCTGCTGCAAGTTGACACAACCAGTTTATCCAGCCCTGAGACTCTGGGAAGGGTCCATTAGAACATGCAAACTAACATAA
- the NANS gene encoding sialic acid synthase — protein MARAFELCPGRRVGGDQPCFIIAEIGQNHQGDLDIAKRMIRMVKDCGADCAKFQKSELEYKFNKKALERPYTSKHSWGKTYGEHKRHLEFSHDQYRELKKYAEEIGIFFTASGMDEMAVEFLHELDVPFFKVGSGDTNNFPYLEKTAKKGRPMVISSGMQSMNTMHQVYQIVKPINPNFCFLQCTSAYPLQPEDVNLRVISAYQSAFPDIPIGYSGHETGIAISVAAVAMGAKVLERHVTLDKTWKGSDHQASLEPNELAELVKAIRTVEKAMGSPIKQLLPCEMACNEKLGKSVVAKVAIPEGAILTLDMLTVKVGEPKGFPPECIFDLVGQKVKKNIEEDETITEQVVENHVKKVKC, from the exons ATGGCTCGGGCGTTCGAGCTGTGCCCCGGGCGGCGCGTCGGCGGCGACCAGCCCTGCTTCATCATCGCCGAGATCGGGCAGAACCACCAGGGCGACCTGGACATCGCCAAGCGTATGATCCGCATGGTCAAG GACTGCGGAGCAGACTGTGCTAAGTTCCAGAAGAGTGAACTGGAGTACAAATTCAACAAGAAAGCCTTAGAGAGGCCCTACACCTCTAAACACTCCTGGGGAAAGACTTATGGGGAACACAAGCGCCACTTGGAGTTCAGTCATGACCAATATAGAGAGCTAAAGAAGTATGCAGAGGAGATTGGCATTTTCTTCACAGCTTCTGGCATGGATGAG ATGGCTGTGGAATTTCTACATGAACTGGATGTTCCATTTTTCAAAGTAGGATCAGGAGatacaaataattttccatATTTGGAAAAGACTGCAAAGAAAG GTCGCCCAATGGTGATTTCCAGTGGGATGCAGTCGATGAACACAATGCATCAGGTTTATCAGATTGTGAAGCCCATAAATCCAAACTTCTGCTTCCTGCAGTGCACCAGTGCGTACCCGCTTCAGCCAGAGGACGTCAATCTCCGTGTCATATCG GCATATCAGTCAGCATTTCCTGATATCCCCATTGGCTATTCGGGGCATGAAACTGGCATAGCCATTTCAGTGGCAGCTGTTGCTATGGGTGCTAAAGTACTGGAACGCCACGTGACTCTTGACAAAACATGGAAAGGAAGCGACCACCAAGCATCTCTGGAGCCAAATGAACTGGCAGAGTTAGTGAAAGCCATCCGTACTGTGGAAAAAGCAATGGGTTCTCCAATCAAACAACTCTTGCCCTGTGAAATGGCTTGCAATGAAAAG CTGGGAAAGTCGGTAGTGGCAAAAGTGGCAATTCCTGAAGGTGCAATATTGACACTTGACATGCTGACGGTGAAGGTGGGAGAGCCGAAGGGATTTCCCCCAGAATGCATCTTTGATCTGGTGGGCcagaaggttaaaaaaaatattgaagaagATGAAACCATCACTGAGCAAGTAGTGGAAAATCATGTAAAAAAAGTGAAGTGCTAA